TTAGCTATTGGGCATTAGGTTTCCCTTTCCCACAAAATTGGGTGCTATTAAATAATGACTTTTCCATAAAAAAGGTCTCGCTATAAAAACGCTTGTTTCTTTTAAGGTTAACGATTTCTCCAAAAATAATTCGTAACTGTTTTACATTAAATTTTTTCTGTTCCCTAGATTTCCCCTTGATAAAAATTCGATTCAAAAGCCATATTAAGAAATATCAAAAACGAAAGGAGAAACAATCATGGGAAGAGACAATAAACAAGGACAAAGCGCCAACAAAGGATCTTTACCTCAAACGCCAAAAAACCAAAAAATAGCGCCCAACAAAGTGAGTGAAGAATTTTCAAAAGAGTTTATGGAACTTATTCATTCCGTTACCAAAGAAGGTAAATCAAAAAAATAAGGGGGACTTCAAGTGGATTTTAAACGTGCACAAGAAATAGTCGCCTCACCATTAGAATATGAAGTCAGTTATAATGGCGTATCTATCTGGATTGATAAGCTTCATGACGATGGAAAAACAGCAACTGTTCATTTACGGCGTTCTTTAGAGGAGCGATCAGAGGTGGATATAGGAGAATTAAAGGAAGAGTATCTGATGCATTAATCAATTATACCCCAGCATCATTGCGTTCGGATTTTTTCGAGCCTCATCAAAATCCGTGACATGGTGCTGGGGCTTTATTTTATTTGTGCACCCCACTAAATTGGATATACGTTATAGAAGTGGAAGTATTCTATCTTTATTTTTCCTTTTTAAATTGTAGCGAATTTTTTAAAATGCCAAAATAGGAGTAACACTAAAACGAGACTAGCCAATTATTACTGTACTCATTGTAATATCTTTACCTCTAAATAATGTAGTCTTCTACATATGTAAATTGTGTTAAGATTTCTAAAGCATGTCTGTGTAATTCCTTAAAGTTATTAGAGATTTGTTCTGCTGAAATCGGCTTACTGAATAAGTATCCCTGGATATAATCGCAATCTCCATTAATAAGGAACGCAAGCTGCTCGACTTCCTCAATTCCCTCTGCAACAACCTTCAGTCGCAAATGCTTGGCCATTGATAAAATCATGGACACAAGTGCTTCATCATTTGGATTATGCTGAATATTTCGAACAAATGCGCGGTCAATTTTTAAGCAATCAATCGGAAAATCCTTTAAATAAGAAAGTGAAGAATAGCCAGTCCCAAAATCATCCACAGCAATTTGAATCCCTAATGCCTTTAATTCATACAGCAGCTGTGTCATTTGATCGATATTCATCGTCATACTTTCCGTGATTTCTAATTGTAAATGCTTTGGTTCTAATCGTGTACGCTGTAAAATTTCCTGTACCATCTGTACTAAATCCTGCTGGAACAATTGTCCAAGCGAAAGATTTACGGCTACCTTCATAGGCGGTAATCCTTGCTCCTCCCAAGCTTTAGCTTGAGCACAGGCGGTTTCTAAAATCCATTTTCCCAACGGAATGATAAGACCTGATTCCTCAGCAATTGATATAAACTGATCTGGAGCCACAAACCCACGTGATGGATGACGCCAACGTACAAGTGCTTCTACAGATTCAATTTTACCCGTTTTTAAATTTACCTGTGGTTGAAAATCCAAATAAAATTCCTGATTAGCCAGTGCCTTATGTAAATCTTGCTCAATTAGAATACGATCTGTAACTCCGTTAGACATATAAGGTTTATAAAATAAACATCTTTGAGGGAGCTGACTCGCTTCTCTCATTGCTAATTGTGCATGCATTAGAAGTTCTTCACCCGTACAATCTTCTTCATGCAGGGCAATACCTATATTAAGATTTCCATTAAGTGAAAATAACTGTACCTGTAAGGGCTTTTTCATCACATTTCTTAAATTTAAACAGAATTGTAATAGCTCTTCTCTTGTTTTGACATGATTAATATAAATAATAAATTGGCCTTCATTAAGTTTTGTTGCAAAATAATAAGGCGGTAATATTGCTTGTATCCTTTCAGCAACAAGCTTCATCATCTTATTGGAATAGCTAATCCCTATTGATGCACGAATTGCTGCTAATCGATCAATTTCGATGGCTATAATTGCCTTTTGATAGTTATTTGCATGTAAGCTTTCCTTTAAGGTTTTCAATAATAAGTGCTCATTTGGAAGCTGTGTAATATCATCATGGTAGGCTTGAAAATGAAGCTCCTGCTGTGAATGCTCCAAATCCTGCTTGATTTTCAAAAGCTGCTGATAAGGTTTTTCCACAGTTGTATAATAAATGGCCTTTAAGAAAAAATAGAAAGCAAAAAATTGATAAATAAGTGCTGAAAATCCCCAAATTGATTGCCAATCCTTACTGATAACAAAGAAAATATCACTAAAAATTAAATAGATGGCCGCACAAATAAGCCACATTACACGTTTTGGTATTTTCTCAAAATATTTACTTAGAATTATTATTGTGACAATCTGAAAAACCGCAGACAATAAAAAAACAAGATCATTTATTTTATTCAACTGATTCTCAAACAGTAATTGCCTTGAAGATAAATAAACTAGAAAAAGGGTAAGTAATACTAATATTAAGGAACTTCCATATGTATAATAACGATATTTCATCGCTATATTTTGTTTTGGCTTTACAATAATAAATAAAAAGCCAATAGCCAAGCATAAACGCATTATGATATGTATACTCATTACCGCATAGTGCGAATGAACGGAATAGTTTTGATGAATAACTAAACTAACTAATTCCAATAATGCGGTGATAAAAAACAAATTACCTATGTATAATGTTTGATTTGATGGGAGATGTGAAAAAACAAGCCAAGATTGAATGGCAATTGCCATTGTAAAAACAATAATGAGTATTTTTATAACTAAATTCAAATAAAGATAACTTTCTTCCTTAAAAATACCATATACCTGATTACTAAAACCTAATAGGGGTACAACTAGCAATAACGGTAATACTATATACCAAAACTCCTTCTTTTCAATTTCTAAATGATTAAACCAATTTTCCAATCCAAACCCTCCATACTAAGTATATATCTATAAATTGTATAGGTAAATTTATCTACCTATTGAAAATATCATTTTAAAAATTGTATATTTTTTTGACTTCTTACAAATCATAGCATTTTTCTTGGAAGTTGTATGCAAGTATTGAAAGTATGCTAATATTCTGTGTATTTAGATATTAGCATACTTTTGCTATTTTATCCCTTTATTTTACTATAGAGGACCTTAGCTCACGTAGTTTTGTCATGATTCTAGTACGCCTCTTTTTTATGGCTGATACTGATAAATGTAATACTTGTGCGATCTCCTCATAAGTATAACCTTCTACATAATAAAGTAGTAAGATAGCTCTTTCTTCCTCCTTTAATTCAGCCAATAAAGTTTCTAAAAGCATAGGGCTTTTTGGATTTATTTCAAAACCTCTAACGTAATTTATAGTTTCATCATCCATAGGTGCATGCAGTTCTTCAAATGTCACCTCTTTTGTCAGCTCCTTCATCAGCTCTCCCTTAACAGTTGTATAAATATAAGCCGAAAATTTACCTTTCAATGGATTTACTTTACACCAAGCCTCCCATACTGCTATCGAAGCAAGATGACGATAATAATCATAATCTTTATAAATATGAAGCTTTAAAAAAATCGATGTTATCATTGGCTGGACTTTTTCTAATACTTCTTCAAATGACTGTTCAGGAGATAGCTTATTACATTGCGGCATCCCATTTTCCTTACGACTATGCACAGTCCTTTATTCCTAGGTGCCTTTATCTTACTTATTATACTACGAACGTGGCGAATACCCTTTTTGTCGATATGATCAGAAATTTTGTATAAATCCATACTAAAATTTATTCAGAATCGCTATAAAATAATAAAAAATCATATCTTTATGTGTCCTTCTATACATATTTCTTCAAAGGCTGGACAAATTATCACTAAGGAGGCGAAATACATGAATTTTCAAATACGGGATGCGATCACAACAAACGTACATGGTCAAACAGCGGCTGAATTTAAAGACATTGTTGAAGATGCGATCAGTCGTGGGGAAGAGCATTTATTACCAGGGCTTGGTGTATTTTTCGAAAAGTGGTGGCAGCAATCTAGTCCTGCTGAGCAGGATGCATTTGTACAAAAGCTAGAAAAAGCATTTGCTCACTGATTTCAGTAAACAATGTAGGCGATGCGGTTTAGTGACCAAACACTCAAAGGTATAGAGGAACAAAGATTTTCTAAATTCTTTTAAAGGGTGATTGGCTCACAGAGTTTGGACGGTAGCTACAACAACATCAGGGCAAAATTACTAAACATTTCATTCCATTTCCAAGAAATGCATGATAAAGTTTTACTTATCAGAAAATTTGGAGGGATTGGAATGACTGTTGCTGTAGAATTAATCATCAATCAACTAAAAGAGGCTTTATTAGAAGAACAAGTATCGACAAACGAAACAGTGCGACAGCTTCATGGGAAGGACGAGTCTCATCATGCAATGAGCTTACCAGATATCGTTGTCTTTCCCCGTTCCACAGCAGATGTCAGTGCCATCTTGAAAATCGCGCATGCGGAACGTGTACCAGTCGTACCTTTTGGAGTTGGTTCAAGCTTAGAAGGAAATGCAATTCCCATTGCCAATGGTATTTCTATCGATTTCTCTGAAATGAATGCTATTTTAGACATTCGACCAGACGACCTATTGGTAAAAGTACAGCCGGGTGTAACTCGTGATCAATTGAATAAAGAATTAAAAAAACATGGACTCCAATTCACAGTCGATCCTGGTGCTGATGCAACATTAGGTGGTATGGCTGCTACCAATGCTAGCGGGACAACCGCAGTACGCTATGGGGTTATGCGTGATCAAGTTCGTGATTTAGAGGTTGTACTAGCGGATGGCTCGGTTATTCATACAGGGAGCCTAGCCGCTAAATCATCTTCTGGTTATCATTTAAATAGCTTATTTGTTGGCTCAGAGGGTACACTTGGCTGCTTTACAGAATTAACATTAAAAGTCTATG
This genomic stretch from Lysinibacillus pakistanensis harbors:
- a CDS encoding RNA polymerase sigma factor; amino-acid sequence: MHSRKENGMPQCNKLSPEQSFEEVLEKVQPMITSIFLKLHIYKDYDYYRHLASIAVWEAWCKVNPLKGKFSAYIYTTVKGELMKELTKEVTFEELHAPMDDETINYVRGFEINPKSPMLLETLLAELKEEERAILLLYYVEGYTYEEIAQVLHLSVSAIKKRRTRIMTKLRELRSSIVK
- a CDS encoding YfhD family protein; its protein translation is MGRDNKQGQSANKGSLPQTPKNQKIAPNKVSEEFSKEFMELIHSVTKEGKSKK
- a CDS encoding H-type small acid-soluble spore protein, with the protein product MDFKRAQEIVASPLEYEVSYNGVSIWIDKLHDDGKTATVHLRRSLEERSEVDIGELKEEYLMH
- the sspI gene encoding small acid-soluble spore protein SspI, coding for MNFQIRDAITTNVHGQTAAEFKDIVEDAISRGEEHLLPGLGVFFEKWWQQSSPAEQDAFVQKLEKAFAH
- a CDS encoding bifunctional diguanylate cyclase/phosphodiesterase — protein: MENWFNHLEIEKKEFWYIVLPLLLVVPLLGFSNQVYGIFKEESYLYLNLVIKILIIVFTMAIAIQSWLVFSHLPSNQTLYIGNLFFITALLELVSLVIHQNYSVHSHYAVMSIHIIMRLCLAIGFLFIIVKPKQNIAMKYRYYTYGSSLILVLLTLFLVYLSSRQLLFENQLNKINDLVFLLSAVFQIVTIIILSKYFEKIPKRVMWLICAAIYLIFSDIFFVISKDWQSIWGFSALIYQFFAFYFFLKAIYYTTVEKPYQQLLKIKQDLEHSQQELHFQAYHDDITQLPNEHLLLKTLKESLHANNYQKAIIAIEIDRLAAIRASIGISYSNKMMKLVAERIQAILPPYYFATKLNEGQFIIYINHVKTREELLQFCLNLRNVMKKPLQVQLFSLNGNLNIGIALHEEDCTGEELLMHAQLAMREASQLPQRCLFYKPYMSNGVTDRILIEQDLHKALANQEFYLDFQPQVNLKTGKIESVEALVRWRHPSRGFVAPDQFISIAEESGLIIPLGKWILETACAQAKAWEEQGLPPMKVAVNLSLGQLFQQDLVQMVQEILQRTRLEPKHLQLEITESMTMNIDQMTQLLYELKALGIQIAVDDFGTGYSSLSYLKDFPIDCLKIDRAFVRNIQHNPNDEALVSMILSMAKHLRLKVVAEGIEEVEQLAFLINGDCDYIQGYLFSKPISAEQISNNFKELHRHALEILTQFTYVEDYII